The Centroberyx gerrardi isolate f3 chromosome 19, fCenGer3.hap1.cur.20231027, whole genome shotgun sequence genome has a segment encoding these proteins:
- the btd gene encoding biotinidase, whose translation MLFIHFLTVFTSSSTTVGSSYLAAVYEHRVILNPEPHVALSRPAALQHLHQNLDVYEEQAARAAQEGAQILVFPEDGLQGFNYSRSSISGYLETVPDPQQESWNPCTEPGRHNNTEVLQRLSCMARRYSLYLVANMADLQPCSPDPSSSSSCPSDGHWQFNTNVVFRSDGLLVARYHKHNLYFEKAFDQPPRPEIITFDTPFAGKFGVLTCFDLLFHEPTVTLVERGVRQLVYPTAWMNQLPLLAAVQFQRAFSLGAGVSILAANIRSDPLGMTGSGIFSPVSALHHHARQGDPEEGRLLVARVPVLDPLWLGERESLSGGPSGERGGDTEGGVRGESWSSKPVDSGYCLQEKTCLDFPPSSATFSSSMMYDPFTFVLLYGAEGELSVCDGPLCCRLQYRQSQQGGSTELYALGAFAGTHTVNGRYALQVCALVRCAGSEASSCGQEVEEAESKMDFVLEGKFGTRHVYPSVLASGLVLEQPEHLEKTADGRVTMRHSNMAAGLVTACLYGRMHHLDHD comes from the exons atgttatttattcattttttaacagTCTTCACGTCTTCCTCT ACCACCGTCGGTTCTTCGTACCTCGCCGCCGTGTATGAGCACCGGGTAATCCTGAACCCGGAGCCTCATGTCGCCCTGTCCCGCCCCGCTGCCCTGCAACACCTCCACCAAAACCTGGACGTCTATGAGGAGCAAGCTGCCCGGGCGGCGCAGGAG GGCGCCCAGATCCTGGTGTTTCCAGAAGATGGTCTGCAGGGTTTCAACTACAGCCGCTCCTCCATCTCTGGATACCTGGAAACTGTCCCCGACCCCCAGCAGGAGAGCTGGAACCCCTGCACAGAGCCGGGCAGACACAACAACACTGag GTTCTCCAGCGGCTGAGCTGCATGGCCCGTCGGTACAGCCTCTACCTGGTGGCCAACATGGCCGACCTGCAGCCCTGCAGCCCcgacccctcctcctcctcctcctgcccctctgATGGACACTGGCAGTTCAACACCAACGTGGTCTTCAG GTCAGATGGCCTGCTGGTGGCGCGCTACCATAAACACAACCTTTACTTTGAGAAGGCCTTCGACCAGCCGCCCCGCCCGGAGATCATAACGTTTGACACACCATTCGCTGGGAAGTTCGGTGTCCTCACCTGCTTCGACCTCCTGTTCCATGAGCCCACAGTGACCCTGGTGGAGAgg ggtGTGCGTCAGCTCGTCTACCCCACCGCCTGGATGAACCAGCTCCCCTTGCTGGCAGCCGTCCAGTTCCAGCGGGCGTTCAGCCTGGGCGCCGGCGTCTCCATACTAGCGGCCAACATTCGCAGCGACCCGCTGGGCATGACGGGCAGCGGCATCTTCAGCCCCGTCTCTGCCCTCCACCACCACGCCCGGCAAGGAGATCCAGAGGAGGGCCGGCTGCTGGTGGCCAGAGTGCCCGTCTTAGACCCACTGtggctgggggagagagagtctcTCAGCGGGGGGCCatcaggggagagagggggggacacTGAGGGGGGAGTCAGGGGGGAGTCCTGGTCGTCTAAGCCTGTGGACTCTGGATACTGCCTGCAGGAGAAGACATGTCTGGATT tccctccctcctccgccACCTTCAGCTCATCCATGATGTATGACCCCTTTACGTTTGTCCTCCTGTATGGAGCAGAGGGcgagctgagtgtgtgtgatggcccCCTCTGCTGCCGCCTGCAGTACCGACAGTCACAGCAGGGCGGCAGTACAGAGCTTTACGCACTGGGAGCGTTCGCTGGCACACACACCGTCAACGGGCGCTACGCCCTGCAG GTGTGTGCACTTGTCCGCTGTGCGGGGTCGGAGGCCAGTTCCTGTGgacaggaagtggaggaggcgGAGTCTAAAATGGACTTCGTGTTGGAGGGGAAGTTTGGGACACGACACGTGTACCCGTCGGTGCTGGCGAGCGGGCTGGTCCTGGAGCAGCCGGAGCATCTGGAGAAGACCGCAGATGGCAGGGTGACCATGAGGcactccaacatggctgctggACTGGTCACTGCCTGTCTCTACGGCCGCATGCATCACCTGGACCATGACTGa